From the Solibacillus sp. FSL R5-0449 genome, one window contains:
- a CDS encoding rhodanese-like domain-containing protein — translation MKTILPNEVQAKLEAGEAVHLIDVREVAEVEAGHIPGVTHIPLGLLEFRMHELDKKTPYIMVCRSGARSGQATAFLESQGFDVTNMTGGMLEWNGEVK, via the coding sequence ATGAAAACTATTTTACCAAATGAAGTACAGGCAAAGTTGGAAGCCGGTGAAGCGGTTCATTTAATCGACGTTCGTGAAGTGGCGGAAGTAGAGGCAGGTCATATTCCGGGCGTTACCCATATCCCATTAGGACTGCTGGAATTCCGTATGCACGAATTGGATAAAAAAACACCGTATATAATGGTTTGCCGTTCGGGTGCACGCAGTGGTCAGGCAACAGCTTTTCTGGAGTCACAAGGATTTGACGTGACAAATATGACAGGCGGTATGCTCGAATGGAATGGCGAAGTTAAGTAA
- a CDS encoding rhodanese-like domain-containing protein, producing the protein METILLIAVIVAFLAWRMKPVKGVKTISTSQLKTMINDKDKVFVDVRTPAEYKARNVKQFKNIPLGSDLSKLPKGKEIVVICQSGMRSKQACNQLKKLGYEQVTNVRGGMSAY; encoded by the coding sequence ATGGAAACAATACTATTAATTGCTGTGATCGTGGCTTTTTTAGCCTGGCGCATGAAGCCTGTAAAAGGTGTCAAAACCATTTCAACATCACAACTGAAAACAATGATTAATGACAAAGATAAAGTGTTTGTTGATGTACGTACACCTGCTGAGTATAAAGCACGTAATGTGAAGCAATTTAAAAACATTCCACTTGGTTCGGATTTGTCAAAGCTGCCAAAGGGTAAGGAAATTGTAGTCATTTGTCAAAGCGGCATGCGTTCGAAGCAAGCATGCAATCAACTGAAGAAATTAGGCTATGAACAAGTGACAAATGTTCGTGGCGGCATGAGTGCATATTAA
- a CDS encoding DsrE/DsrF/DrsH-like family protein translates to MGVGGLNLEKKRTTIVLFSGDYDKAMAAYIIANGAAAYDHEVTIFHTFWGINALRKQEPVPVKKGFLEKMFAKMMPRGAEKLGLSKMQMLGMGPKMIKHVMNKHNALTLTQLVEMAQEQEIKLVTCTMTMDLLGLQKEELLDGIEYAGVAAYLADAEDGNVNLFI, encoded by the coding sequence ATAGGGGTAGGGGGACTTAACTTGGAAAAGAAAAGAACAACAATCGTATTATTCAGTGGAGATTATGATAAAGCAATGGCTGCTTATATTATCGCAAACGGTGCAGCCGCATATGATCATGAAGTAACCATTTTTCATACGTTCTGGGGTATCAATGCATTACGAAAGCAAGAACCGGTACCTGTTAAAAAAGGGTTCCTTGAAAAAATGTTTGCCAAAATGATGCCGCGTGGTGCGGAAAAGCTAGGGCTATCAAAAATGCAGATGCTCGGCATGGGGCCAAAAATGATCAAACATGTCATGAATAAGCATAACGCGTTAACATTGACACAACTCGTGGAAATGGCGCAGGAACAGGAGATTAAGCTTGTGACATGTACGATGACGATGGATTTATTGGGACTTCAAAAAGAAGAATTGCTGGATGGCATTGAATACGCCGGAGTAGCAGCCTATTTAGCGGATGCTGAAGACGGAAACGTAAATTTATTCATATAA
- a CDS encoding metal-sensitive transcriptional regulator, producing MQYDPKVLARMKKVEGQLRGILRMMEEEKDCKDVITQLSAVRSAVDRTIGVIVTDNLVECLSKEDADTIDKNAMVKQAVDLLVKSR from the coding sequence ATGCAGTATGATCCAAAAGTATTGGCTCGAATGAAAAAAGTCGAAGGTCAGCTACGCGGCATTTTACGGATGATGGAAGAAGAAAAGGACTGCAAAGATGTAATAACGCAACTAAGTGCTGTCCGTTCTGCTGTTGACCGTACAATCGGTGTCATCGTGACGGATAATTTAGTCGAGTGTCTTTCAAAAGAAGATGCCGATACAATCGATAAAAATGCCATGGTCAAACAGGCAGTAGATTTACTAGTAAAAAGTCGATAA
- a CDS encoding group II intron maturase-specific domain-containing protein produces the protein MWRNSSYILRVSSTKSVGKVGYRPIKSAKKRLKDKLRILTSRKRTGTFSEIVKRINQTTVGWINYYGVSNMKTFIQELQGWLNHRLRQLIWKRWKLPRTKYVKLRQYGIQHDEAMKTAHSRKGYWRISRSEVLHQAIPNKRLVKWGLKDLSQFYEQRYSKD, from the coding sequence ATGTGGCGCAACAGCAGCTACATTCTTAGGGTTTCATCTACAAAATCTGTCGGGAAAGTGGGATACCGACCAATCAAGTCCGCCAAGAAACGACTAAAAGATAAGCTAAGAATACTGACGAGTCGTAAACGAACAGGGACATTTAGTGAGATTGTGAAAAGAATCAATCAAACAACGGTTGGTTGGATTAATTACTACGGAGTTTCCAACATGAAAACTTTCATCCAAGAATTACAGGGATGGTTAAACCATCGCTTACGTCAATTAATATGGAAACGGTGGAAGCTACCACGAACTAAATATGTGAAATTACGCCAATACGGAATCCAACATGATGAAGCGATGAAAACGGCGCATTCAAGAAAAGGGTACTGGCGAATATCACGAAGCGAGGTTCTACACCAAGCCATTCCAAATAAAAGGCTCGTAAAATGGGGACTGAAAGACCTGTCCCAATTTTACGAGCAAAGATACTCAAAAGATTGA
- the ltrA gene encoding group II intron reverse transcriptase/maturase: protein MKKQESINLIDRIASHRNLWNAYKKVKGNGGAPGIDGITVDGLKAHLIKYEEPLKRKLKDGSYQPQPVKRVAIPKANGSKRYLGIPCVLDRVVQQAILQVIQPIIDPHFSDKSFGFRKGRNQHQAIALAKKYYEEGYRTVVDCDLKSYFDTIHHQRLRAYLEEFITDKIVLKLIWKFLRSGILDKDILIETKEGTPQGGPLSPILANVYLNKLDRELEKRGHRFIRYADDFVIYVKSPRAGERVMTSVKNFIEDELGLTINEQKSKVCGATAATFLGFHLQNLSGKWDTDQSSPPRND, encoded by the coding sequence ATGAAGAAACAAGAAAGTATCAATTTAATTGACAGAATTGCGTCCCATAGAAACCTATGGAATGCATATAAGAAAGTAAAAGGAAATGGAGGAGCACCTGGAATCGACGGTATCACGGTTGATGGACTGAAGGCGCATTTAATAAAATATGAGGAACCATTGAAAAGGAAATTAAAAGATGGTTCCTACCAACCTCAACCAGTGAAACGAGTAGCTATCCCAAAAGCGAATGGCTCCAAACGATATCTAGGTATACCATGTGTATTGGACAGAGTTGTTCAACAAGCCATTCTACAAGTCATCCAACCAATAATTGATCCACACTTTTCAGACAAAAGTTTTGGCTTTCGAAAAGGTCGAAACCAACACCAGGCAATTGCCCTCGCTAAGAAATATTACGAGGAAGGTTATCGAACAGTGGTGGACTGTGACTTGAAAAGTTACTTCGATACGATTCATCACCAGCGACTACGAGCTTATTTGGAAGAATTCATAACAGATAAAATAGTACTTAAGCTAATATGGAAATTCTTACGCTCAGGCATATTGGACAAGGACATCCTCATTGAAACGAAAGAAGGTACACCCCAAGGGGGTCCACTCTCTCCAATTCTAGCAAACGTGTATTTAAACAAGCTAGATAGAGAGTTAGAAAAACGAGGACACCGGTTCATTCGCTATGCGGATGATTTTGTGATTTATGTAAAGTCACCAAGAGCAGGTGAACGCGTCATGACCAGTGTCAAGAATTTTATCGAAGATGAACTGGGTCTCACAATCAATGAGCAGAAAAGTAAAGTATGTGGCGCAACAGCAGCTACATTCTTAGGGTTTCATCTACAAAATCTGTCGGGAAAGTGGGATACCGACCAATCAAGTCCGCCAAGAAACGACTAA
- a CDS encoding cupin domain-containing protein → MPSMYGHWNYGNGMNGRTDYGKNPFVINIHGATMGNHTYRTALWTGEYLQLTVMSLHPGEDIGLEMHPNVDQFLRIEQGQGIIQMGNSKDNLNMQWVVFDDSAIIIPAGTWHNLINIRNVPLKLYSIYAPPNHPYGTVHPTKQDAMMHEH, encoded by the coding sequence ATGCCAAGTATGTATGGCCATTGGAATTATGGAAACGGCATGAACGGGAGAACGGATTATGGCAAAAACCCCTTTGTCATTAATATTCATGGAGCGACAATGGGCAATCATACGTATCGGACCGCATTATGGACAGGGGAATATCTGCAGCTGACTGTCATGAGCTTACATCCGGGCGAGGATATCGGCTTGGAAATGCATCCGAACGTTGATCAGTTTTTACGGATTGAACAAGGGCAAGGTATTATTCAGATGGGGAATAGTAAAGACAATCTCAATATGCAATGGGTCGTTTTTGATGACAGTGCCATCATTATCCCCGCAGGCACATGGCATAATTTGATCAATATCAGAAATGTGCCGTTAAAGCTGTATTCCATCTATGCGCCGCCGAATCATCCATATGGCACCGTGCATCCGACGAAACAAGATGCGATGATGCATGAACACTAG
- a CDS encoding acryloyl-CoA reductase, which produces MAENFKALVVNNEEQFTVDVKELSLNDLPEGDVLLKVEYSSINYKDSLAAIPDGNIVKSYPFVPGIDLAGTVISSENPQFKEGDKVIATSYEIGVTHFGGYSEYARIPSEWLVPLPEGLSLKEAMVIGTAGFTAALSVQRLEENNVTPDKGKVLVTGATGGVGSFAVAILSKLGYEVEASTGKESEHAFLKSLGATSVVPREEVYDGKVRALGKQKWAAAVDPVGGEPLASLLSQIHYGGSVAVSGLTAGTKLPSTVFPFILRGVNLLGIDSVYCPMDTRLNVWNRLATDFKPDNLEQLIQQEITLEQLPEALPTLLKGQAKGRTIVKL; this is translated from the coding sequence ATGGCAGAAAACTTTAAAGCATTAGTCGTCAATAATGAAGAACAATTTACAGTAGACGTGAAGGAACTTTCCTTAAATGATTTACCTGAAGGAGACGTGCTGCTTAAAGTAGAGTATTCTTCTATTAATTATAAGGATAGTTTAGCAGCAATACCGGATGGCAACATTGTCAAAAGCTATCCATTCGTACCGGGCATTGACTTGGCAGGAACGGTCATTTCATCGGAAAACCCGCAATTTAAAGAAGGGGACAAAGTGATTGCGACAAGCTATGAAATAGGTGTCACTCATTTTGGCGGATATAGTGAATATGCACGCATCCCGTCTGAGTGGCTTGTTCCACTGCCGGAAGGACTTTCATTAAAAGAAGCGATGGTCATCGGTACAGCCGGCTTTACTGCAGCGCTTTCCGTTCAACGACTAGAAGAAAATAATGTAACACCTGATAAAGGGAAAGTGCTCGTAACGGGTGCTACAGGCGGTGTCGGAAGCTTTGCTGTTGCGATTCTGTCAAAGCTTGGCTATGAAGTAGAAGCGAGCACGGGGAAAGAATCGGAACACGCCTTTTTGAAAAGCCTTGGTGCGACTTCGGTCGTTCCGCGTGAAGAAGTATATGACGGTAAAGTTCGCGCACTGGGAAAACAAAAATGGGCAGCTGCAGTCGATCCGGTTGGTGGTGAGCCATTAGCATCATTACTTAGCCAGATTCATTACGGCGGATCTGTTGCAGTCAGCGGATTAACAGCAGGTACAAAACTTCCGTCAACGGTCTTCCCGTTTATTTTACGCGGTGTCAACTTACTGGGAATTGACTCTGTTTATTGCCCGATGGATACAAGATTGAACGTATGGAACCGTTTAGCGACAGATTTCAAACCGGATAATTTGGAACAATTAATTCAGCAAGAAATTACGCTTGAGCAGCTTCCGGAAGCACTGCCAACACTGTTGAAAGGCCAGGCAAAAGGGAGAACAATCGTCAAGCTATAA
- a CDS encoding MetQ/NlpA family ABC transporter substrate-binding protein has translation MKKRWMLSIAAVLALVGCGQNEETETNKEVEKEETTLKVASLISPMTDILELVEPKLEEQGIDLEIVVLGDNVQPNSALAAKEVDANFFQHVPYMEEFNRNNDANLVPIQPIYFANYGVYAKNYDSIEELPDGATVAIANDISNVDRSLMLLAQHGVITLKEKTDVYYTLASVEDNLKNLQFKEVDLLMLARMYDDADAVIMTPAYAAPLNLTPKSDALLTEGVENDFAITLVAREDNKDDEAIKKLAEAMTSEEVRNFLIENYDETATPAFE, from the coding sequence GTGAAAAAAAGATGGATGTTAAGTATAGCAGCAGTACTTGCTTTAGTAGGCTGCGGACAGAATGAAGAAACAGAAACGAATAAAGAAGTGGAAAAAGAAGAGACAACATTAAAAGTTGCATCATTAATTTCACCGATGACGGATATTTTGGAACTAGTAGAGCCGAAATTAGAGGAACAGGGCATTGATCTGGAAATTGTCGTGTTAGGTGATAATGTACAGCCAAACAGTGCGCTGGCTGCAAAGGAAGTCGATGCAAACTTCTTCCAGCACGTACCGTATATGGAGGAATTCAACCGTAACAATGACGCTAATTTAGTGCCGATTCAGCCGATTTACTTTGCGAATTACGGCGTGTATGCTAAAAATTATGATTCAATTGAAGAATTACCGGATGGAGCAACAGTTGCGATTGCCAACGATATTTCAAATGTTGACCGTTCATTAATGCTGCTTGCTCAGCACGGTGTCATTACATTAAAGGAAAAAACAGATGTGTATTACACATTAGCAAGTGTTGAGGACAATCTAAAAAATCTTCAGTTTAAGGAAGTCGATCTGTTAATGCTTGCGCGTATGTACGATGATGCGGATGCGGTAATTATGACGCCTGCTTATGCTGCACCACTTAATCTAACACCGAAAAGTGATGCACTGTTGACTGAAGGTGTGGAAAACGATTTTGCCATTACACTAGTGGCACGTGAAGACAACAAAGACGACGAAGCAATCAAAAAGCTTGCAGAAGCGATGACGAGTGAAGAAGTGCGTAATTTCCTAATAGAAAACTACGACGAAACAGCAACACCAGCTTTTGAATAA
- a CDS encoding methionine ABC transporter permease yields MPDVLRQYEAEIWRAISETFFMVGVSIVAAVLIGLPIGTYLFLCGKEKLLENRVVYNILNLVVNTIRSFPFLLLVVFLIPFTRFIVGTAIGTVAATVPLSIIAIAHYARLVEQSLLDVPKGVIEAAVSMGASVRRIIFSFLFVEARSGLVLGLTTSIVSFISYSTIMGVVGGGGIGDFAIRYGYQQFKTDLMLYMILIMIILVQLIQMIGTTAARWLDKR; encoded by the coding sequence ATGCCTGATGTATTACGTCAGTATGAAGCCGAAATATGGCGGGCGATCAGTGAGACCTTTTTCATGGTCGGTGTGTCAATTGTGGCTGCCGTATTAATCGGTTTACCAATCGGTACATATTTATTTCTTTGCGGGAAAGAAAAGTTGCTTGAAAATCGTGTCGTTTACAACATTCTAAACTTAGTGGTGAATACGATCCGGTCGTTTCCTTTCTTGCTATTGGTCGTTTTCCTAATCCCTTTTACACGGTTCATTGTCGGTACAGCTATTGGGACGGTTGCGGCAACTGTTCCGTTATCGATTATTGCCATTGCACATTATGCAAGGCTTGTCGAACAATCCCTGCTTGATGTACCAAAAGGTGTTATTGAGGCAGCTGTGTCAATGGGTGCTTCGGTGCGGCGGATTATTTTCAGTTTTCTTTTTGTGGAGGCGCGGTCAGGTCTGGTGCTCGGCTTGACGACTTCGATTGTCAGCTTCATTTCTTATTCCACAATAATGGGTGTAGTTGGCGGTGGCGGAATCGGTGACTTTGCGATTCGTTATGGTTATCAGCAATTCAAGACAGATCTAATGCTTTACATGATTTTAATTATGATTATTTTGGTGCAGCTTATTCAAATGATTGGTACGACTGCAGCAAGATGGTTGGACAAAAGATAG
- a CDS encoding ATP-binding cassette domain-containing protein translates to MIQLQQVTKKFGSFVAVQDVSLTIAKGEIHGLIGASGAGKSTLLRLMNLLEVPDSGAVVINGQQLTALRNAELRKARKSIGMIFQNFHLVANKTVHDNVEIALVLANYPKKLRKARVLECLKFVGLEQFANQYPAQLSGGQKQRVAIARAFANETAVLLCDEPTSALDANTSAEILRVLQKINVELGVTIVLVSHELEVVKSICHRATVLDAGQIYETVELTPDGILETSHHPQNFVDQLVKGGIGHA, encoded by the coding sequence GTGATACAATTACAGCAAGTTACTAAAAAATTTGGTTCTTTTGTCGCTGTTCAGGATGTGTCGCTGACGATTGCGAAAGGTGAAATTCATGGATTGATCGGGGCGAGCGGTGCAGGTAAATCAACTTTGCTACGTCTGATGAACTTGCTGGAAGTACCGGATAGTGGAGCGGTTGTCATAAATGGTCAGCAACTCACAGCTTTAAGGAATGCTGAACTTCGTAAAGCAAGAAAATCAATCGGAATGATCTTCCAAAATTTTCACCTCGTCGCAAATAAGACCGTCCATGATAATGTTGAAATAGCACTTGTCCTGGCAAACTATCCGAAAAAGCTACGGAAAGCGCGTGTACTTGAATGCCTGAAGTTTGTCGGGCTCGAACAGTTTGCCAATCAATATCCGGCACAGCTGAGCGGTGGGCAAAAGCAGCGTGTGGCGATTGCAAGAGCATTTGCGAATGAAACTGCGGTCCTGCTCTGTGATGAGCCAACCTCTGCGCTCGATGCTAACACCTCTGCGGAAATTTTGCGTGTTTTACAGAAGATCAATGTTGAGCTTGGTGTGACAATTGTCCTTGTCAGTCATGAGCTTGAAGTTGTCAAAAGTATATGTCATCGTGCTACCGTACTGGATGCTGGGCAAATATATGAGACGGTGGAGTTAACACCTGATGGCATCCTTGAAACGAGCCACCATCCGCAAAACTTTGTCGATCAGCTCGTGAAAGGTGGAATCGGACATGCCTGA
- a CDS encoding GrpB family protein, protein MKLGLKKDEVVLVPHEAGWKREFAETKENILKYTSLQPHQIEHIGSTSIEGIHAKPVIDIVIGVVNLDSLGKDFFTGLKKAGFYRLQVERPDEIVCAKFTDTTFETKTHFIHLVEWGNKKWHQMRFFRDYLNANEAVKKEYELLKVAFFKTGKEGITEYTNYKEQFVQSIFRKMDELN, encoded by the coding sequence ATGAAACTCGGATTAAAAAAAGATGAAGTGGTTCTCGTTCCGCATGAAGCAGGTTGGAAGAGAGAATTTGCTGAGACTAAAGAAAACATTCTAAAGTACACAAGTTTACAGCCTCATCAAATAGAACATATCGGCAGCACATCGATTGAAGGGATTCACGCAAAGCCGGTAATTGATATTGTCATCGGTGTTGTCAACCTGGATTCGCTGGGTAAAGACTTTTTCACAGGACTCAAGAAAGCCGGTTTTTATCGCTTGCAAGTGGAAAGACCGGATGAAATTGTTTGCGCAAAATTTACAGATACTACATTTGAAACGAAAACACATTTCATTCATCTTGTAGAATGGGGTAACAAAAAATGGCATCAAATGCGCTTTTTCCGAGATTATTTGAATGCAAATGAAGCAGTGAAAAAGGAATATGAGCTGTTGAAAGTGGCTTTCTTTAAGACAGGTAAGGAAGGGATTACTGAATATACAAATTATAAAGAGCAATTTGTTCAGTCGATTTTTAGGAAAATGGATGAATTAAACTAA
- a CDS encoding M23 family metallopeptidase yields the protein MVNQLKEQFGHYFLIGQFEDIYGKTAESFQNLVSFEQFRELSLDYNSDVSNYKCIVSNTFQGLEQYIWVDDTYTKAVVVAFDDNNIIQGMYFKPYETYPGSDQIWTKNTYSMPISDKWYVFWGGTNEFINYHYPYEQQRYAYDLVKMSNNETYRNSKLQNESYYAFGAEVVAPADGVVVEVLDGINDNIPGEMDEENLAGNYCIIAHEHNEYSMLAHFKKDSICVETGDKVKAGQLLGLCGNSGNSSEAHIHFQVMDHQDFLQAKSLRIQFHSGAEPIQGDIVKPSSASWDKTDTLDKIENSATAGELMLLLPRVIGQFFK from the coding sequence ATGGTTAATCAATTGAAAGAACAGTTCGGTCACTATTTTTTAATCGGTCAATTTGAGGATATCTACGGGAAAACAGCAGAATCGTTTCAGAACCTTGTATCGTTTGAACAATTTCGTGAACTTTCTTTAGACTATAATTCAGATGTAAGCAATTATAAATGTATCGTGTCCAATACATTTCAAGGGCTGGAACAGTATATATGGGTCGATGATACGTATACGAAAGCAGTTGTCGTAGCATTTGACGATAACAATATTATTCAAGGAATGTATTTCAAACCATATGAAACGTATCCGGGCAGTGATCAAATATGGACGAAAAATACATACAGCATGCCGATCAGTGACAAGTGGTATGTTTTTTGGGGCGGCACGAACGAATTTATCAACTATCACTATCCATATGAACAGCAGCGTTACGCTTATGATTTAGTTAAAATGAGCAACAACGAAACATATAGGAACTCGAAACTTCAAAATGAAAGCTACTATGCATTTGGAGCTGAGGTTGTGGCACCGGCTGATGGTGTGGTGGTCGAAGTGTTGGATGGAATTAACGACAATATACCGGGCGAAATGGATGAAGAGAATCTAGCAGGAAACTATTGCATCATCGCACATGAACACAATGAATACAGTATGCTTGCCCATTTCAAGAAGGATTCAATTTGTGTGGAAACAGGGGATAAAGTGAAGGCAGGTCAGCTGCTCGGCTTATGCGGGAATTCTGGCAATTCCTCAGAAGCCCATATCCATTTTCAAGTAATGGATCATCAGGATTTCCTGCAAGCCAAATCACTGCGTATTCAGTTTCATAGCGGAGCAGAACCAATTCAAGGGGATATAGTAAAACCGAGCTCGGCAAGCTGGGACAAAACAGACACATTAGATAAGATTGAAAACTCTGCAACAGCTGGTGAACTGATGTTATTGCTCCCTCGAGTAATTGGCCAGTTTTTTAAATAG
- a CDS encoding dehydrogenase: protein MKLDDRLKQLDELPQNEALKKSIYQNIHKKSVRKQNQLKTLREIGIMAAICFIGLFLLFTSDMNNQAASGEIAKITSYENNGEKGFRGRTSTLFVGVENVTTDSMIALFENISELPAVMAPPKSDVHYDIIVLYKNGEQRKFEWAWNYMHDISNDTFYPGYDQFPSTVLSDLENAHDRFQFPSIFIGLGVLLMILVASSYYKRRQIELPKKIRGMGIAMTIYIIVVAIMGYYYFMIGPFYKPLLLLLLFAYGFSIWWLIKKEVTNLHILKVEKYKILFIVLWFLIGIGTA from the coding sequence ATGAAGCTTGATGATCGCTTAAAGCAGTTAGATGAACTCCCGCAAAATGAAGCATTAAAAAAATCCATCTATCAGAATATCCATAAGAAATCTGTTAGAAAACAAAATCAGTTGAAAACATTACGTGAAATTGGCATAATGGCGGCGATTTGTTTTATCGGTCTGTTTTTACTGTTCACCTCGGACATGAACAATCAGGCAGCATCAGGTGAAATTGCCAAAATCACTTCCTATGAAAATAATGGGGAAAAGGGGTTTAGGGGAAGAACGTCGACACTTTTCGTTGGTGTTGAAAATGTGACGACAGATTCAATGATCGCCTTATTCGAAAACATTTCAGAACTTCCTGCGGTTATGGCTCCTCCGAAAAGCGACGTGCATTATGACATTATCGTCTTATATAAAAACGGGGAACAGCGAAAATTTGAATGGGCATGGAACTATATGCATGATATTAGCAATGATACATTTTATCCCGGATATGATCAATTCCCATCGACTGTTTTATCTGACTTGGAGAATGCGCATGATCGATTCCAATTTCCATCGATATTTATTGGTCTGGGCGTTTTACTAATGATCTTGGTGGCCTCCAGCTACTATAAGCGCCGACAAATTGAACTGCCGAAAAAAATACGCGGAATGGGTATTGCTATGACAATTTATATAATTGTTGTGGCGATTATGGGCTATTATTATTTCATGATTGGCCCATTTTATAAGCCATTGCTTTTACTTTTATTATTTGCATATGGATTTAGCATTTGGTGGCTGATAAAAAAAGAAGTGACAAACTTACACATTTTGAAAGTGGAGAAGTACAAAATCCTATTTATTGTGCTCTGGTTCCTTATCGGGATTGGCACGGCATAA
- a CDS encoding RNA polymerase sigma factor, with protein sequence MDFDELYEQEFGKTYQYIRYMVSNAQVAEDLTQDTFVRIYKTDLTKVTNFQTYTRQVARNLVYDYYRKRALIKWLPFTNIPEQVGDHDVPHEWLIQEEDRKQLYEALQKLKPVQREVIIYRKIEELSIQETCAIMGLSSVKVANTQRSAMLALQKILGGEIDEA encoded by the coding sequence ATGGATTTTGATGAGCTTTATGAGCAGGAGTTCGGCAAAACTTATCAGTACATACGCTACATGGTATCTAACGCACAAGTCGCTGAAGATTTAACGCAGGATACGTTTGTGCGAATTTATAAAACGGATTTGACCAAAGTAACCAATTTCCAAACGTATACGAGGCAAGTCGCTCGAAATCTTGTTTATGACTATTACCGGAAAAGAGCATTAATTAAGTGGCTTCCATTTACAAATATCCCGGAGCAGGTGGGTGATCACGATGTTCCGCATGAATGGCTCATACAGGAAGAAGACCGAAAGCAATTATACGAGGCACTGCAAAAGTTAAAACCAGTACAACGCGAAGTCATCATCTACCGGAAAATTGAGGAGCTTTCGATTCAGGAAACGTGTGCCATTATGGGTTTATCATCTGTGAAAGTCGCAAACACTCAGCGGAGTGCGATGCTGGCATTGCAGAAAATTTTAGGAGGTGAAATCGATGAAGCTTGA
- a CDS encoding DUF1648 domain-containing protein, with amino-acid sequence MSLTKRPKIEIPKTKSEWLMDILGYIALALMLAVLFMNWRELPSEVPAHFGGNGDVDRWGSKWELLILPGIGIAMHIFLMILEKFPETHNYPAHFNESNAEVFYRNSRQTLNYMRNIINILFAYIVYRTIVIALEEATTIGWPFFVILAALFVVLIWKMVKIFRIK; translated from the coding sequence ATGAGTTTGACGAAACGCCCTAAAATTGAAATTCCAAAAACGAAGTCAGAATGGTTGATGGATATTCTCGGCTATATCGCATTAGCGCTAATGCTTGCTGTCCTATTCATGAACTGGCGTGAACTGCCAAGTGAAGTGCCTGCCCACTTTGGCGGCAACGGTGATGTCGACCGTTGGGGCTCAAAATGGGAGCTGTTAATATTACCGGGCATCGGGATTGCCATGCATATCTTTTTAATGATTTTAGAAAAATTCCCTGAAACGCACAACTATCCGGCACATTTCAATGAATCAAATGCCGAGGTCTTTTACAGAAATAGTCGCCAAACATTAAATTATATGCGAAACATCATTAATATATTATTCGCTTACATCGTATACCGCACGATTGTGATTGCTTTAGAAGAAGCAACAACGATCGGCTGGCCATTTTTCGTCATATTGGCAGCGCTGTTTGTGGTACTAATCTGGAAGATGGTAAAGATATTTAGGATTAAGTAA